A window of Ipomoea triloba cultivar NCNSP0323 chromosome 2, ASM357664v1 contains these coding sequences:
- the LOC116010748 gene encoding sodium/hydrogen exchanger 4-like translates to MVQRVHCRHLHRTIHLHHFPFSTISIYLSISIYVQEKKDNNFRVCTIDNRVILIYFVALINKGFIAGTVILLIRKGKSSHILRFNEELFFIYLLPPIIFNAGFQVKKKHFFQNFLTIMLFGVAGVFISTSIISTGSWLLFSMLDIVGLTVRDYLAIGAIFSATDTVCTLQAS, encoded by the exons ATGGTTCAACGAGTCCATTGCCGCCATCTTCATCGTACTATACATCTCCATCATTTCCCCTTTTCAAcaatatctatctatctatcgaTTTCTATATATGTGCAAGAAAAGAAAGATAATAACTTTCGTGTTTGTACGATTGATAATCGTGTTATCTTAATCTATTTTGTTGCATTGATTAATAAGGGGTTTATTGCGGGGACAGTCATTTTGTTGATTAGAAAGGGGAAAAGCTCTCACATACTCAGATTCAATGAAGAGCTGTTCTTTATATATCTGCTTCCACCGATTATATTCAATGCCGG GTTCCAGGTCAAGAAGAAACACTTCTTCCAAAATTTCTTAACTATTATGCTGTTTGGAGTTGCTGGGGTTTTCATATCAACAAGCATAATTAGTACAG GCAGTTGGTTGCTCTTCTCAATGCTCGATATTGTTGGCTTGACTGTTCGAGACTATCTCG CTATTGGTGCCATATTTTCGGCAACAGACACCGTTTGTACATTGCAGGCGAGTTAA
- the LOC116010629 gene encoding sodium/hydrogen exchanger 4-like, whose amino-acid sequence MRVLEYAGTNLGSSTPNHEQVVPITVFVALLCLCLVVGHLLEDNRWFNESIAAIFIGFIAGTVILLIRKGKSSHILRFNEELFFIYLLPPIIFNAGFQVKKKHFFQNFLTIMLFGVAGVFISTSIISTGSWLLFSMLDIVGLTVRDYLAIGAIFSATDTVCTLQVLNQEETPLLYSLVFGEGVVNDATSVVLFNAIQKIDVNRLDGWALVSVLLDFLYLFSTSTALGVGVGLLTSFILRVLYFGRHSTVREVALMILMAYLSYMLAELFNLSGILTVFLCGVLMSHYAWHNVTEGSRITTRHVFATLSFIAETFIFLYVGMDALDIEKWKMSDLSVWKSAAASGIVLLVTLVGRAAFVFPLSALSNCMNRNRTRSSSITLKHQVIIWWAGLMRGAVSIALAFNQFTFYGITLNPTHATMVTITIIVVLFSTIVFGFLTKPLVCCLLPCHDSNIDQEPSVSHESNLDREPSISKDDDVRLPLLSFEESAATNILRAKDSLSMLIERPAYTVHSYWRRFDDAYMRPIFGGPHSQRHESSR is encoded by the exons ATGCGCGTCTTGGAATATGCAGGTACAAACCTCGGAAGCAGCACCCCTAACCACGAGCAGGTGGTACCCATTACCGTCTTCGTGGCTCTTCTCTGCCTCTGTTTAGTCGTTGGACATTTGTTAGAAGATAATCGATGGTTCAACGAGTCCATTGCCGCCATCTTCATC GGGTTTATTGCGGGGACAGTCATTTTGTTGATTAGAAAGGGGAAAAGCTCTCACATACTCAGATTCAATGAAGAGCTGTTCTTTATATATCTGCTTCCACCGATTATATTCAATGCCGG GTTCCAGGTCAAGAAGAAACACTTCTTCCAAAATTTCTTAACTATTATGCTGTTTGGAGTTGCTGGGGTTTTCATATCAACAAGCATAATTAGTACAG GCAGTTGGTTGCTCTTCTCAATGCTCGATATTGTTGGCTTGACTGTTCGAGACTATCTCG CTATTGGTGCCATATTTTCGGCAACAGACACCGTTTGTACATTGCAG GTATTGAATCAAGAGGAGACTCCCCTGCTATATAGCCTTGTGTTTGGGGAGGGTGTAGTCAATGATGCTACATCGGTTGTCCTCTTCAATGCGATTCAAAAGATTGATGTTAATAGACTCGATGGCTGGGCTTTAGTTAGTGTTCTCCTTGATTTTTTGTACCTTTTCTCCACAAGCACTGCTCTCGGAGTTGGT GTTGGGCTATTGACCTCGTTCATTCTAAGGGTTTTGTACTTTGGGAG GCATTCCACTGTTCGAGAAGTAGCTCTCATGATTTTAATGGCATATCTATCCTACATGTTGGCCGAG TTGTTCAACCTCAGCGGGATTTTAACTGTATTCTTGTGCGGAGTTCTTATGTCTCACTATGCATGGCACAATGTGACCGAAGGTTCAAGAATTACTACCAG GCATGTATTCGCGACTCTATCTTTCATTGCAGAAACattcatatttttatatgttGGAATGGATGCTCTGGACATTGAGAAGTGGAAAATGAGCGATTTGAG TGTTTGGAAGTCGGCAGCTGCATCTGGTATTGTCCTCCTAGTGACACTAGTAGGTCGTGCGGCTTTTGTATTCCCGCTCTCCGCTCTTTCCAACTGTATGAACCGGAACCGCACAAGGTCATCCTCGATAACATTGAAGCACCAG GTGATCATTTGGTGGGCCGGGCTGATGAGGGGAGCTGTATCCATTGCTTTGGCATTCAATCAG TTCACTTTTTACGGCATCACACTCAATCCCACCCATGCTACAATGGTCACAATAACAATCATCGTGGTCCTTTTCAGCACAATA GTATTTGGTTTTTTGACGAAACCACTTGTATGTTGCCTGCTTCCTTGTCATGACAGTAACATAGACCAGGAACCAAGCGTTTCTCACGAGAGTAACTTAGACCGGGAACCAAGCATCTCTAAGGACGACGATGTGAGGCTTCCATTGCTTTCGTTTGAAGAATCAGCAGCAACCAACATTCTGCGCGCAAAGGACAGTTTGTCCATGCTCATCGAAAGACCGGCTTATACTGTGCATTCTTATTGGAGGAGGTTTGATGATGCTTATATGAGACCAATATTTGGTGGGCCACACAGCCAGAGACATGAATCCTCAAGATAG
- the LOC116011411 gene encoding uncharacterized protein LOC116011411 isoform X2: protein MSVEGGAAASAAAAAMVSDEDIAQALVSVLRDANPSEPLSLDGVVQKLQFNLGSDLSHKMDFIRAQIHHFLRPPPPPPALHSHPQLHFHQKDRFAPYPHSNFPPIHPSQLPPEYAAHFPQNYGFRPLHPPPPPMLVSNSEPFPSSAASTAVPHAHEVAPAPEPPKDSTQTGRKRRGGPGGLNKLCGVSPELQTIVGEAKMPRTEIVKQLWAYIRKHNLQDPNNKRKIICNDELRLVFETDCTDMFKMNKLLAKHITRLEPSVQILQNTKRIKTDEETGSRTDESVQIVIISEALANFFGTSEREMSQAEVLRQVWEYIKVNQLEDPINSMAIQCDAKLQQLLGCESISALGVPEMLARHHLSKRS, encoded by the exons ATGAGTGTAGAAGGAGGAGCAGCTGCTtctgcagcagcagcagcaatgGTGTCTGACGAGGACATAGCTCAGGCATTGGTATCAGTCCTGCGTGATGCTAACCCTAGCGAGCCCTTGAGCCTCGACGGCGTCGTTCAGAAGCTCCAGTTCAATCTCGGATCCGACCTTTCCCACAAAATGGACTTCATCCGGGCTCAGATCCACCACTTCCTCCGccctccgccgccgccaccCGCCCTACACTCTCATCCGCAGCTGCACTTTCACCAGAAGGACCGTTTTGCCCCCTATCCCCACTCCAATTTCCCCCCTATCCATCCTTCCCAGCTCCCTCCTGAATACGCCGCCCATTTCCCCCAAAATTACGGGTTTCGCCCTCTCCATCCGCCTCCGCCGCCGATGTTAGTCTCGAATAGTGAGCCTTTTCCCTCATCTGCCGCCTCCACTGCTGTGCCTCACGCCCATGAAGTAGCGCCGGCTCCTGAACCCCCCAAAGACAG TACTCAAACTGGAAGAAAGAGGAGAGGTGGCCCAGGTGGGTTAAACAAACTCTGTGGTGTTTCTCCTGAACTACAGACCATTGTAGGCGAGGCAAAAATGCCAAGGACTGAG ATTGTTAAGCAGCTATGGGCATACATAAGGAAGCATAATCTCCAAGATCCAAATAACAAAAGGAAGATAATTTGCAATGATGAGCTGCGCTTAGTGTTTGAGACAGACTGCACTGATATGTTCAAGATGAATAAGTTGTTGGCTAAACATATTACTCGTCTTGAACCTTCAG TGCAGATTCTGCAGAATACTAAAAGAATTAAGACAGATGAGGAGACTGGTAGTAGAACTGATGAATCTGTCCAAATAGTTATAATATCTGAAGCACTGGCAAACTTTTTTGGCACCAGTGAAAGGGAAATGTCTCAAGCAGAGGTCTTAAGGCAGGTCTGGGAATACATAAAGGTTAACCAGCTTGAG GACCCTATAAACTCAATGGCAATACAATGTGATGCAAAGCTGCAGCAGCTTCTTGGATGTGAAAGCATTTCTGCGCTGGGTGTACCAGAAATGCTGGCACGCCATCATCTGTCTAAGAGATCTTGA
- the LOC116011411 gene encoding uncharacterized protein LOC116011411 isoform X1, with translation MSVEGGAAASAAAAAMVSDEDIAQALVSVLRDANPSEPLSLDGVVQKLQFNLGSDLSHKMDFIRAQIHHFLRPPPPPPALHSHPQLHFHQKDRFAPYPHSNFPPIHPSQLPPEYAAHFPQNYGFRPLHPPPPPMLVSNSEPFPSSAASTAVPHAHEVAPAPEPPKDSTQTGRKRRGGPGGLNKLCGVSPELQTIVGEAKMPRTEIVKQLWAYIRKHNLQDPNNKRKIICNDELRLVFETDCTDMFKMNKLLAKHITRLEPSEPTVQILQNTKRIKTDEETGSRTDESVQIVIISEALANFFGTSEREMSQAEVLRQVWEYIKVNQLEDPINSMAIQCDAKLQQLLGCESISALGVPEMLARHHLSKRS, from the exons ATGAGTGTAGAAGGAGGAGCAGCTGCTtctgcagcagcagcagcaatgGTGTCTGACGAGGACATAGCTCAGGCATTGGTATCAGTCCTGCGTGATGCTAACCCTAGCGAGCCCTTGAGCCTCGACGGCGTCGTTCAGAAGCTCCAGTTCAATCTCGGATCCGACCTTTCCCACAAAATGGACTTCATCCGGGCTCAGATCCACCACTTCCTCCGccctccgccgccgccaccCGCCCTACACTCTCATCCGCAGCTGCACTTTCACCAGAAGGACCGTTTTGCCCCCTATCCCCACTCCAATTTCCCCCCTATCCATCCTTCCCAGCTCCCTCCTGAATACGCCGCCCATTTCCCCCAAAATTACGGGTTTCGCCCTCTCCATCCGCCTCCGCCGCCGATGTTAGTCTCGAATAGTGAGCCTTTTCCCTCATCTGCCGCCTCCACTGCTGTGCCTCACGCCCATGAAGTAGCGCCGGCTCCTGAACCCCCCAAAGACAG TACTCAAACTGGAAGAAAGAGGAGAGGTGGCCCAGGTGGGTTAAACAAACTCTGTGGTGTTTCTCCTGAACTACAGACCATTGTAGGCGAGGCAAAAATGCCAAGGACTGAG ATTGTTAAGCAGCTATGGGCATACATAAGGAAGCATAATCTCCAAGATCCAAATAACAAAAGGAAGATAATTTGCAATGATGAGCTGCGCTTAGTGTTTGAGACAGACTGCACTGATATGTTCAAGATGAATAAGTTGTTGGCTAAACATATTACTCGTCTTGAACCTTCAG AGCCCACAGTGCAGATTCTGCAGAATACTAAAAGAATTAAGACAGATGAGGAGACTGGTAGTAGAACTGATGAATCTGTCCAAATAGTTATAATATCTGAAGCACTGGCAAACTTTTTTGGCACCAGTGAAAGGGAAATGTCTCAAGCAGAGGTCTTAAGGCAGGTCTGGGAATACATAAAGGTTAACCAGCTTGAG GACCCTATAAACTCAATGGCAATACAATGTGATGCAAAGCTGCAGCAGCTTCTTGGATGTGAAAGCATTTCTGCGCTGGGTGTACCAGAAATGCTGGCACGCCATCATCTGTCTAAGAGATCTTGA
- the LOC116005976 gene encoding ATP-dependent DNA helicase PIF1-like: MMDHAKVEIPKEMLLPSNGDYISTIVDSVFLMFRHGGSDLQQMENRAILAPTLDVVNAVNEYMSDLHVAESKTYLNCDTVCKSDTTNGILYDMHTPEFLIGLKASGTPNHSLTLKNGSPVMLLRNIDHSMGLCNGTRLIITRLSDYVVEAKIVGGHNAGNVVLIPRMSMTPTDTRLPFKFQRRQFPLILSYAMTINKSQGLTLTHVDLLLKKPVFVHGQLYVAASRISNSAGLKILIPNEGGDYSNYTTNVVYHEVFNNL; encoded by the coding sequence ATGATGGATCATGCAAAAGTTGAAATTCCTAAAGAAATGTTATTGCCATCAAATGGTGACTACATATCTACAATAGTTGATAGTGTATTTCTAATGTTCAGGCATGGCGGGTCAGACTTACAACAAATGGAGAATCGTGCCATCCTAGCGCCAACACTGGATGTGGTAAATGCGGTCAATGAATATATGAGTGATTTGCATGTTGCTGAGAGCAAGACATACCTAAATTGTGACACTGTGTGTAAGTCTGACACAACAAATGGTATACTATATGATATGCACACTCCTGAATTCTTAATTGGGTTGAAAGCTTCTGGCACACCGAACCATTCTTTAACTTTGAAGAATGGATCTCCGgtaatgttgttgagaaatatagaTCACTCAATGGGTCTTTGTAATGGTACAAGACTTATCATTACTAGGTTATCTGATTATGTTGTAGAAGCAAAGATTGTCGGAGGCCACAATGCCGGTAATGTCGTGCTGATACCAAGGATGTCAATGACTCCAACTGATACAAGATTgccatttaaatttcaaagaaggcAATTTCCCCTAATACtatcatatgcaatgactatcaacaaaagtcaaggaTTGACTTTAACACATGTCGACTTACTATTAAAGAAGCCGGTTTTTGTTCATGGTCAACTATATGTTGCTGCTTCAAGGATTAGTAACTCTGCTGGGTTAAAAATTCTAATACCCAATGAAGGTGGTGACTATAGTAACTATACTACGAATGTTGTGTAccatgaagtttttaataatttataa
- the LOC116005986 gene encoding adrenodoxin-like protein 2, mitochondrial has product MVLSNIHRLAHLLSLHSVAGKLSLLSVCRGYSTEKCCIPNLLIDSNSSNEYRSARECYRLLGLSRNGTRLLTKGPSHWRNEHFCTAAGNSDPGNASQKEKISVTFVDKDGEEQQIKVPLGMSMLEAAHENDIELEGACEGSLACSTCHVIVMDMEYYNKLEDPEDEENDMLDLAFGLTETSRLGCQIIAKPELNGIRLAIPAATRNFAVDGFKPKPH; this is encoded by the exons ATGGTCCTTTCGAACATTCACCGACTTGCCCACCTCCTTTCTCTTCACTCTGTCGCCGGGAAGCTCTCACTCCTCTCT GTTTGTAGGGGTTATAGTACGGAAAAATGCTGCATACCTAATCTCCTAATTGATTCTAATTCTTCAAATG aatatagGTCAGCAAGAGAGTGTTACAGACTACTTGGCTTAAGTAGGAATGGAACTAGATTGCTGACGAAGGGACCTTCTCATTGG AGGAATGAACATTTTTGTACAGCAGCAGGCAATAGTGATCCAGGCAATGCAAGTCAGAAAGAGAA AATTTCTGTAACATTTGTAGACAAGGATGGAGAAGAACAGCAGATAAAGGTCCCCCTTGGGATGTCTATGCTAGAAGCTGCTCATGAAAATGACATTGAACTTGAAG GAGCTTGTGAAGGGTCACTTGCCTGTTCTACATGTCATGTAATAGTTATG GATATGGAGTACTACAACAAATTAGAAGATCCAGAAGACGAGGAGAATGACATGTTGGACCTTGCTTTTGGCCTCACAGAGAC tTCACGCCTTGGTTGTCAAATAATAGCAAAACCGGAACTCAATGGAATTCGCTTAGCTATCCCTGCAGCCACCAGAAATTTCGCTGTTGATGGATTCAAGCCAAAACCTCATTAA
- the LOC116005994 gene encoding uncharacterized protein LOC116005994 isoform X2 translates to MLPLHLHPCISLQKHPIFSPPSLFFNSHNKASVSAFGVGRWEALKKSRRRGQGPPLRAAEKDSDYEVDPDKAREALRKLDEQLQSLAQKKPDPPPKIRDVNGAPSRMTQVPEAKEITSSHLVNLAILLFVLTILYNVFFLAVIKPAVDGPEDIAPEMTSVLETQQDSSPFQGT, encoded by the exons ATGCTTCCTCTCCATCTTCACCCCTGTATATCTCTTCAGAAACACCCCATTTTTTCTCCTCCTTCCCTCTTCTTCAACAGCCACAACAAAGCTTCAGTATCTGCGTTTGGGGTGGGAAGATGGGAAGCACTCAAGAAAAGTAGAAGAAGAGGACAAGGACCTCCGCTGAGAGCGGCGGAGAAAGATTCGGATTATGAAGTTGACCCGGATAAGGCCCGAGAGGCTCTGAGAAAGCTCGATGAACAGCTTCAATCTCTTGCTCAGAAAAAACCCGACCCTCCTCCTAAGATTAGAG ATGTGAATGGTGCTCCGAGTCGAATGACGCAAGTCCCAGAAGCAAAAGAAATTACGTCTTCTCACTTGGTTAATTTAGCCATTCTTCTCTTTGTTCTTACCATTTTGTATAATGTGTTCTTCCTGGCGGTGATTAAGCCCGCTGTTGATGGACCGGAGGATATTGCTCCAGAAATGACTTCAGTTTTAGAAACTCAACAAGATTCTTCGCCATTTCAGGGAACGTAA
- the LOC116005994 gene encoding uncharacterized protein LOC116005994 isoform X1 — protein MLPLHLHPCISLQKHPIFSPPSLFFNSHNKASVSAFGVGRWEALKKSRRRGQGPPLRAAEKDSDYEVDPDKAREALRKLDEQLQSLAQKKPDPPPKIRASDVNGAPSRMTQVPEAKEITSSHLVNLAILLFVLTILYNVFFLAVIKPAVDGPEDIAPEMTSVLETQQDSSPFQGT, from the exons ATGCTTCCTCTCCATCTTCACCCCTGTATATCTCTTCAGAAACACCCCATTTTTTCTCCTCCTTCCCTCTTCTTCAACAGCCACAACAAAGCTTCAGTATCTGCGTTTGGGGTGGGAAGATGGGAAGCACTCAAGAAAAGTAGAAGAAGAGGACAAGGACCTCCGCTGAGAGCGGCGGAGAAAGATTCGGATTATGAAGTTGACCCGGATAAGGCCCGAGAGGCTCTGAGAAAGCTCGATGAACAGCTTCAATCTCTTGCTCAGAAAAAACCCGACCCTCCTCCTAAGATTAGAG CTTCAGATGTGAATGGTGCTCCGAGTCGAATGACGCAAGTCCCAGAAGCAAAAGAAATTACGTCTTCTCACTTGGTTAATTTAGCCATTCTTCTCTTTGTTCTTACCATTTTGTATAATGTGTTCTTCCTGGCGGTGATTAAGCCCGCTGTTGATGGACCGGAGGATATTGCTCCAGAAATGACTTCAGTTTTAGAAACTCAACAAGATTCTTCGCCATTTCAGGGAACGTAA